GCCCGTCAAGCTGACCTGCTTTAGTCCAAAAGACGCTTTAGTTTATGGCGACGTATATTTCGTTCCCTCGCCATTATCGGGCAGCCGGAGTAACAATTTTGACTTTTCAATTTTTGCAGGCTCGGATATATTTCTTCGCCAATTTTGCCGAAAGTATAATTGAAAGAACTGCTTGTTAACTTGATTGTAATCAGTAAGATAGTAGCCGCCTTGTTTATTTTGTGCATTATATCATCGATATTAACGTGAAGCTTTATCCCTTTATCTTTTCCAATGCATGCGGGGTGTGAAAAAGCCGGTCCGTAAGGTATTCCAGCATTTCAATTTGACTGTTTGTCTCGCAATATATTCTTATTGTTTATGAAATTTATTGAGGCGAGCCTTGTCTCCTTTTGCCGGAGTGCATTTTTTGCCGCCGCGTCGCTCATGCCTGGCCCCATTTGGTTTCCCGGAACCGGTCGAGATTTTGGTGATGGAAAAGGGCATCGATCAGTACCAAGCCTTCGAAGAAAGGGCCGAGGATGAGGAGGGAGAGCACCAGCAGCACGCCCAGGTTGAGCAGCAGGCCGCTCCATTTGATCTTGATCTTTTCCGAACCAACGTTGACGGCGCTGTAGACTCGAACATCGATCGCCTTAGGGTTGCGGACAATAGGCCAGCCGTAGAAGGCCTGGGAAAGATGCTCGTCCATTCCTTTCAAAAAAGTGCGGCGCATCGCGTCATACTCATGTTTCCATACGTCGAAAATGATGACTGGGAGACTGTCTTTGACCAAGTCGGCGCGCAACTGCTCAATGATCGTGCTTTTGCCGGAGCCGCAGTTATCGAACAGGCCGATGCTCAGCGGATCAGTCTCGGTTTTGATTAGTTCGCCCAGGGCTGCTACCAGCTGGCTATGATCGAATTTCAGGCCGCGATTGCTGCGGTTGGGCGTATCGCTCACTAAACGAAACGCTTTGCGGCCGGTTGCAGCGGAGGAAGTCCGCTTTTTCGGGCCCTTGGTAGTGGGTTTAGATTGCTGGAAAAAAGGAAGCGCGCCATCTGGTTGGTTGAACGACAAGATCCGTGACTTATCACAAAAACGGATGTAGGAAGGCGTTAAAGTATCTTATCACAAATTGCCTTCTCCGGAGGAACTATTAGAACGTTTTGCTTTGGTGTTAACTGTACTGCCATAATCCCGACAGAATAATAGGGGAGTGGTGCATGCCGGAAAGTAAACCGTGTGCTGTGGACCTTTGTCTATAAACGTAAGGCTTATAACTATGAGCTCACGTCCGAAAATTTGAACAACTGAAGTTAAATCTCCAATCCTATACTGGAAACGGAATGAGGAATGGTTGCTGGCTTACGCTGCTTCATTGAATGTTAGAATAATATAAATCCAAGAAATAAGTGTTTATTTTTGTAATACCATCAATAGAGAGAAAGTATAAAATCAGAGGCTCGAAAAAATGTAAGACATTTGTGACTGATTTGTATCTAAAGTCTCTTAACTCGCTGATAATTAGTTACTAAATACTTTCTGTATCGGAAAATGACCCTTAAACATCAAGGAGTATAGCCCGATAAAAAACCGAACTTAAATAGTTGTTGTTAATAACTTATATTCTTTCTGCTTGGCCGAAATCCCTTATAATTGGGAGACGTTTTGATAGCAAAACAGCGATGCAAGAGTAGTATTATAAATTGCTTAACAATAAGGTAACAATACAAGCCTTACTTTGCCAAAGCAATAAGTATTGTTGAAAAATGGCTTCTGTACAATCATTATCTGATTTTGAATTGCAGCAATTACTTGTTTGCGGAAATGAAGCTGCATATAATGAATTGTACAGTCGCTATGCAGCTCCGATAAACAGGTTCATGCAAAAATATTTGCATGCCGACACGTTAAGCGAAGATGCTACCCACGATGTTTTTATTAAAATATGGAATAAGCGCGAGCAGCTTGGTAACGTACAATCATTTAAATCGTACCTGTTTACCATAGCGCGGAACCTGGCGCTTGATCATCTGAAATTAGCCTTTCGTACAGAAACTGCCATAAGCCAGATCTCGGCTACCATTACAGGATATCGTAATACCATAGAAGAGGAGCGCCTTACTAAAGAATATCTTTTATTTGTTGAGAACGCGCTGGCTGCCCTGCCCGAGCGTTCGAGGGAAGTTTTTGCGCTTTGCCGCGAACAGGGTAAAACTTACGATGAAGCTGCCAAACAGTTGGGCGTTTCACGCAATGCCATCAAAAACCATATGGTATTTACCATGAAGGTTTTGAGCGCTAAAGTTGAAACCGAGCTTGGTGTTTCGCTTAGTGTTTTGCTCGCCGTTGTTTTCAAACATTAAATTTCAAAAAAAGAACATTTTCCTGCTACCCTGTTTTTGCCTTTTAAAGTCATGGTATTAAAAGCCACGAATAAATGGACGAAGCGTATTACAGGCAACTGGTAAAAAGGTATCTCGAAAAGCGGGTAAGTGATGATGAGTTAGAAATATTTGCGCATTTGCTTAGTGAAGGGAAGCTTGACAAATACCTGGCCGAAACTATGGATAACGAGAATGTTTTATCCGAACCTTTACCTTCAGATAACCAGGTTCAGCTGCCCCGGATCAGGAAAAAGAGGTCCTGGTTTAGCTACGCCGCAGCGGCAAGCATTTTAGTATTTCTTTCTGCAGGGCTTTATCTCTATCGGCAGCCTAAGCAGCAAAATCCGGTAAAAAATAATATCGTAAAAAATGATTTCCTGCCGGGAGGGAATAAAGCGATACTTACGCTGGCCAATGGTTCAACGCTGAGTTTAACAGGTGGTAACAAAGGTTTACTTGCCCGCCAGGGTATAACCAATATCAATAAAAAAGAAGAAGGCAAAGTAGAATATCGCCCTGCTGCCGATGATTTGACAGCCGCCAAACCGGCAGGTGTAATGTATAATACCGTTACCACACCTAAAGGAGGCCAGTACCAGGTGGCACTGCCCGATGGTACCAAAGTATGGCTCAATACCGCGTCATCTATCCGTTTTCCTACAGCCTTTAACGGTACCGAGAGGCAGGTAGAAATTACCGGCGAAGTTTACTTTGAAGTAGCCAAGAACAAAGAAAAACCATTTATAGTAACAAGCGGCAACCAAAAAGTAACCGTACTCGGAACCCATTTTGACATCAACGCCTACCCGGATGAAAATGTTGTAAAAACTACCCTGCTTGAAGGGAGCGTAAAGGT
The sequence above is a segment of the Mucilaginibacter celer genome. Coding sequences within it:
- a CDS encoding FecR family protein; the encoded protein is MDEAYYRQLVKRYLEKRVSDDELEIFAHLLSEGKLDKYLAETMDNENVLSEPLPSDNQVQLPRIRKKRSWFSYAAAASILVFLSAGLYLYRQPKQQNPVKNNIVKNDFLPGGNKAILTLANGSTLSLTGGNKGLLARQGITNINKKEEGKVEYRPAADDLTAAKPAGVMYNTVTTPKGGQYQVALPDGTKVWLNTASSIRFPTAFNGTERQVEITGEVYFEVAKNKEKPFIVTSGNQKVTVLGTHFDINAYPDENVVKTTLLEGSVKVTTGGNMVLLKPGQQAQLDNGNKLIVSNDVDPDEVIAWKNGYFQFNKADIKTIMNQISRWYDVEVKYEGQIEPGHYYGKISRNVNASKVLKVLELSGMHFTIEGGKIIVK
- a CDS encoding RNA polymerase sigma factor, which translates into the protein MASVQSLSDFELQQLLVCGNEAAYNELYSRYAAPINRFMQKYLHADTLSEDATHDVFIKIWNKREQLGNVQSFKSYLFTIARNLALDHLKLAFRTETAISQISATITGYRNTIEEERLTKEYLLFVENALAALPERSREVFALCREQGKTYDEAAKQLGVSRNAIKNHMVFTMKVLSAKVETELGVSLSVLLAVVFKH
- a CDS encoding P-loop NTPase fold protein codes for the protein MSFNQPDGALPFFQQSKPTTKGPKKRTSSAATGRKAFRLVSDTPNRSNRGLKFDHSQLVAALGELIKTETDPLSIGLFDNCGSGKSTIIEQLRADLVKDSLPVIIFDVWKHEYDAMRRTFLKGMDEHLSQAFYGWPIVRNPKAIDVRVYSAVNVGSEKIKIKWSGLLLNLGVLLVLSLLILGPFFEGLVLIDALFHHQNLDRFRETKWGQA